In Bubalus kerabau isolate K-KA32 ecotype Philippines breed swamp buffalo chromosome 4, PCC_UOA_SB_1v2, whole genome shotgun sequence, one DNA window encodes the following:
- the C4H17orf113 gene encoding uncharacterized protein C17orf113 homolog: MVPPGKKPAGEASNSNKKCKRYFNEHWKEEFTWLDFDYERKLMFCLECRQALVRNKHGKAENAFTVGTDNFQRHALLRHVTSGAHRQALAANRGQPSFEGQAEGRGACPGLATALSSRGVKVEADPAKVAVLTTVYCMAKEEVPDDRCSALLELQRFNLCQALLGTEHGDYYSPRRVRDMQVAIASVLHAEARQRLKASPYVGLVLDETRDWPESHRLALFVTSVSPCDGQPATTFLGSVELQEGEATAGHVLDILQAFGVSASKLAWLSSSLPSDRLGSVRPQLQAACPLLTELHCLPGRTDPKPPAYLGEYESVLDALFRLHGGPSSHVVPELRAALDLAAIDLAGPRPVPWASLLPVVETVAEVWPCLVLTLEASAPASPTTRALALALRQFTFVAFTHLLLDVLPSVQKLALVLQPEEPDLALLQPLVMAATASLHAQCSSGGARLQGFLQELASSSPDLGCGRCTYRGVELVGYSEAAVQGLERLRGAFLDSMRRGLRDSYPGPSLDAVAAFAAIFDPRRYPQAPEELGAHGEAALRVLLRAFAPAVVRQRALGDFALFKRVVCSLGRLGPRALCTKLACARSELHELFPDFAALAALALALPAGAGLLDKVGRSRELRWWGPGEAGEGRGGPAVKIAVDGPPLREFDFGLAVEFLESGWGEGLLGSQLT; encoded by the exons ATGGTGCCCCCAGGGAAGAAACCAGCTGGAGAGGCTTCCAACTCCAACAAGAAGTGCAAGCGTTACTTCAACGAGCACTGGAAAGAGGAGTTCACCTGGCTGGACTTTGACTACGAGCGGAAGCTGATGTTCTGCCTTGAGTGCCGCCAGGCCCTGGTGCGGAACAAGCATGGCAAAGCGGAGAATGCCTTCACCGTGGGCACCGACAACTTCCAGCGCCACGCCCTGCTGCGCCACGTGACCTCGGGGGCCCACCGCCAGGCTCTGGCTGCCAACCGGGGCCAGCCCTCTTTTGAGGGCCAGGCTGAGGGCAGAGGGGCCTGCCCAGGCCTGGCCACCGCCCTCAGCTCCAGGGGCGTCAAGGTGGAAGCAGACCCGGCTAAAGTGGCTGTGCTGACCACAGTGTACTGCATGGCCAAGGAGGAAGTGCCTGACGACCGCTGCTCTGCCCTGCTCGAGCTGCAGAGATTCAACCTGTGCCAGGCGCTGCTGGGCACGGAGCATGGCGATTACTACAGCCCCAGGAGGGTGAGGGACATGCAG GTGGCCATCGCCAGTGTCTTGCACGCAGAGGCCCGTCAGCGCCTGAAGGCATCCCCATATGTGGGCCTGGTGTTGGACGAGACCAGGGACTGGCCTGAGTCCCACCGTCTGGCCTTGTTTGTCACTTCAGTGTCCCCCTGCGATGGCCAGCCTGCCACCACCTTTCTGGGCAGTGTGGAGCTACAGGAAGGCGAGGCCACCGCTGGCCATGTCCTGGACATCCTGCAGGCTTTCGGCGTGTCTGCATCCAAGCTGGCCTGGCTCAGCTCAAGCCTCCCCAGTGACCGCCTGGGGAGCGTGCGCCCGCAGCTCCAGGCCGCCTGCCCACTGCTCACGGAGCTACACTGCCTCCCTGGCCGGACAGACCCCAAGCCCCCTGCCTACCTAGGTGAATATGAGAGTGTACTGGATGCCCTATTCCGCCTGCATGGCGGCCCCAGTTCTCACGTGGTCCCTGAACTCAGGGCGGCACTGGACCTTGCAGCTATTGACTTGGCAGGACCACGGCCAGTGCCCTGGGCCTCCCTGCTGCCTGTGGTGGAAACTGTGGCTGAGGTTTGGCCTTGCCTGGTGCTCACACTGGAGGCCTCTGCCCCAGCCTCGCCTACCACAAGGGCGCTGGCCCTCGCCCTGCGCCAGTTCACCTTCGTGGCCTTCACCCACCTCCTGCTGGATGTTCTGCCCTCCGTGCAGAAGCTGGCCCTTGTCCTGCAGCCAGAAGAGCCGGATTTGGCCTTGCTGCAGCCTCTGGTGATGGCAGCTACAGCCTCCCTCCACGCACAGTGCAGTTCAGGTGGGGCGCGCCTCCAGGGCTTCCTGCAGGAACTGGCATCCTCTAGCCCCGATTTGGGCTGTGGCCGCTGCACCTACCGCGGcgtggagctggtgggctactCTGAAGCTGCGGTCCAGGGCTTGGAGCGGCTGCGGGGGGCCTTCCTGGACTCCATGCGGAGGGGGCTGCGGGACTCTTACCCCGGGCCCTCGCTGGACGCCGTGGCCGCCTTCGCGGCCATCTTCGACCCCCGCCGCTACCCGCAGGCCCCAGAGGAGCTGGGCGCTCACGGCGAGGCGGCACTCCGTGTCCTGCTACGCGCCTTCGCCCCCGCTGTGGTGCGCCAGAGGGCGCTGGGCGACTTCGCGCTCTTCAAGCGCGTGGTGTGCAGCCTGGGGCGGCTGGGCCCGCGGGCCCTGTGCACCAAGCTGGCGTGCGCGCGCTCAGAACTGCACGAGCTCTTCCCCGACTTCGCCGCCCTGGCTGCACTGGCCTTGGCGCTGCCTGCGGGCGCCGGCCTCCTGGACAAGGTCGGCCGCAGCCGGGAGCTGCGGTGGTGGGGGCCAGGCGAGGCGGGGGAAGGACGGGGCGGCCCCGCGGTGAAGATCGCGGTGGATGGGCCGCCGCTGCGCGAGTTTGACTTTGGGCTGGCGGTGGAGTTCCTAGAGAGCGGGTGGGGCGAGGGCCTCCTGGGCTCGCAGCTCACCTGA
- the ZNF385C gene encoding zinc finger protein 385C produces MGSGPASGAPSPLLASLALPTRPLQPPLDFKHLLTFHVNGATPLSLFPNFSTMDPVQKAVISHTFGVPSPLKKKLFISCNICHLRFNSANQAEAHYKGHKHARKLKAAEAAKSKQRPQTLTQDEMLVPPTPTPASGAPEELHSKAVPAAPPPGPEIQSPRSPEPTPREPVPSDLLDAASSSSSSSCPPCSPEPGPEAPEPELAAAAMGSGVSGEGRSEKGRLYCPTCKVTVNSASQLQAHNTGAKHRWMVEGQRGAPRRGRGRTVPRGGAGHKAKRVTGGRGGRQGPSPPFHCALCQLQVNSETQLKQHLSSRRHKDRLAGKPPKPSSQHSKLQKHAALAVSLLKSKLALQKQLTKTLAARFLPSPLPTAAAAICALPGPLALRPAPTAATTLFPAPILGPALFRTPAGAVRPATGPIVFAPY; encoded by the exons ATGGGCT CAGGCCCGGCCTCCGGAGCCCCCAGCCCGCTGCTGGCCTCCCTGGCCCTACCCACCAGGCCTCTGCAGCCCCCGCTGGACTTCAAGCACTTGCTCACCTTCCACGTCAATGGCGCCACCCCGCTCAGTCTCTTCCCCAACTTCAGCACG ATGGACCCAGTCCAGAAAGCTGTCATCAGCCACACATTTGGGGTTCCCTCTCCCCTGAAGAAGAAGCTCTTCATTTCCTGTAACATCTGTCACCTGAGATTCAACTCAGCG aaCCAGGCCGAAGCACATTACAAAGGCCACAAACATGCCAGAAAACTCAAGGCTGCTGAAGCCGCCAAGAGCAAGCAGAGGCCACAAACCCTGACCCAGGATGAGATGCTGGTGCCCCCCACCCCGACTCCAGCCAGTGGAGCCCCTGAAGAGCTGCACAGCAAAG CAGTACCTGCGGCCCCTCCTCCTGGTCCCGAGATCCAGTCACCCCGGAGTCCAGAACCCACGCCCAGGGAGCCAGTCCCCTCAGACCTCTTGGATgctgcctcctcttcctcctcttcatctTGCCCACCCTGCTCCCCAGAACCTGGGCCAGAGGCCCCAGAGCCTGAACTGGCAGCAGCTGCTATGGGAAGCGGTGTGAGTGGGGAAGGCAGGAGTGAGAAGGGGCGCCTCTACTGCCCCACATGTAAGGTGACCGTGAATTCTGCCTCCCAGCTTCAGGCTCACAACACAG GAGCCAAGCACCGGTGGATGGTGGAAGGTCAGCGGGGCGCTCCCCGCAGGGGCCGGGGCCGCACCGTGCCCCGGGGAGGAGCTGGACACAAGGCCAAGAGAGTGACAGGGGGCCGGGGGGGCCGGCAGGGGCCCAGCCCCCCGTTCCACTGTGCTCTCTGTCAGCTCCAAGTCAACTCAGAGACCCAACTCAAGCAG CACCTGAGCAGCAGGAGACACAAAGACCGCCTGGCCGGGAAGCCCCCCAAGCCCTCCAGCCAGCACAGCAAGCTGCAGAAGCACGCAGCACTGGCTGTGAGTCTCCTCAAG TCTAAACTGGCCTTGCAGAAGCAACTCACCAAGACCCTGGCAGCTCGCTTCCTGCCCAGCCCGCTCCCCACCGCAGCAGCAGCCATCTGTGCCCTGCCAGGGCCCCTGGCCCTCCGGCCTGCCCCCACAGCGGCCACCACCCTCTTCCCAGCTCCAATCCTGGGTCCAGCTCTGTTTCGCACTCCAGCGGGAGCCGTTCGCCCTGCCACAGGACCCATCGTTTTTGCCCCCTATTAG